One Choloepus didactylus isolate mChoDid1 chromosome 8, mChoDid1.pri, whole genome shotgun sequence DNA window includes the following coding sequences:
- the MED21 gene encoding mediator of RNA polymerase II transcription subunit 21 yields the protein MADRLTQLQDAVNSLADQFCNAIGVLQQCGPPASFSNIQTAINKDQPANPTEEYAQLFAALIARTAKDIDVLIDSLPSEESTAALQAASLYKLEEENHEAATCLEDVVYRGDLLLEKIQSALADIAQSQLKTRSGTHSRSLPDS from the exons CAAGATGCAGTAAATTCG CTTGCAGATCAGTTTTGTAATGCCATTGGAGTGTTGCAGCAGTGTGGTCCTCCTGCCTCTTTTAGTAATATTCAGACAGCAATTAACAAAGATCAGCCAGCTAATCCTACAGAAG AGTATGCCCAGCTTTTTGCAGCACTGATTGCACGAACAGCAAAAGACATTGATGTTTTGATAGATTCCTTACCCAGTGAAGAATCTACAGCTGCTTTACAG GCTGCTAGCTTGTATAAGCTAGAAGAAGAAAACCATGAAGCTGCTACGTGTCTGGAGGATGTGGTTTATCGAGGGGATTTGCTTCTGGAAAAGATACAAAGTGCACTTGCTGATATTGCACAATCACAGCTGAAAACAAGAAGTGGTACCCATAGCCGATCTCTTCCAGACTCATAG